Proteins encoded together in one Centropristis striata isolate RG_2023a ecotype Rhode Island chromosome 6, C.striata_1.0, whole genome shotgun sequence window:
- the mlycd gene encoding malonyl-CoA decarboxylase, mitochondrial, protein MISHPAIWALRSSVRCWCHRTVFKAALEASDVSAWRWYSTPVRGGVTGMEDILARVIAPLPTYETRDKSPPPPESNSLEFMHFYGNLEKEDKLHMLTKLSQDFGVDHRNVSELAVRLLDTQLRDLSTILQVEDRLRYGLTPRYKQLLNHISRVEGGVKFLVDLRADVLEIISSKASESPHIRDLNGTLKSLLSEWFSVGLLRLERITWQSPCEILQKISQYEAVHPVRNWTDLKRRVGPYRRCYAFTHAAMPGEPLVVLHVALTEDISDNIQSIVREFATLDSEEDVNKINAAIFYSISSTQAGLQGVELGNYLIKRVVRELQSEFPHMAQFSSLSPIPGFSSWLQGLLSQFRKEGRGSDILSEQEWKEVEQATDSAPGTPAIEALRKLITTSEWMRSERLMRILEPVLMRLCAWYLYGEKRRGYALNPVANFHLQNGATMWRVNWHADTSPRGVANSCGIMVNYRYFLNETSKNSALYLQNKAITASEQVLGLVTQFQKNSKL, encoded by the exons ATGATATCCCACCCTGCTATCTGGGCTTTACGAAGTAGTGTGAGGTGCTGGTGTCACCGGACTGTGTTCAAAGCGGCTCTGGAGGCCTCGGACGTCAGCGCTTGGCGTTGGTACTCGACCCCAGTTCGTGGCGGTGTCACGGGCATGGAGGACATCCTGGCTAGGGTCATTGCTCCTTTACCCACATATGAAACGAGAGAcaagtctcctcctcctcccgaaTCAAACAGCTTGGAGTTTATGCACTTCTACGGAAATCTGGAAAAGGAGGACAAACTCCACATGCTAACGAAGCTGTCACAAGACTTCGGTGTAGACCACAGAAACGTTTCAGAGCTCGCTGTGAGGCTGTTGGACACTCAGCTCCGAGACTTGTCGACCATTTTGCAAGTTGAAGACAGGCTGCGGTACGGCCTGACTCCCCGTTATAAACAGCTGCTTAATCACATAAGCAGAGTCGAGGGGGGAGTGAAGTTTCTGGTGGACCTCCGAGCCGATGTGCTTGAAATAATCTCGTCCAAAGCGAGCGAGAGCCCGCACATCAGG gACCTGAATGGCACACTGAAGAGCTTACTGTCTGAGTGGTTCTCTGTTGGTCTGCTCCGCCTGGAGAGAATCACCTGGCAATCCCCCTGTGAGATCCTGCAGAAGATCAGCCA GTATGAGGCCGTGCACCCTGTGAGGAACTGGACAGACCTGAAGCGCAGAGTGGGGCCGTACCGCCGCTGTTATGCCTTCACCCACGCCGCCATGCCAGGAGAACCCCTGGTCGTTCTCCACGTGGCCCTCACAGAAGACATCTCTGATAACATTCAG AGTATCGTCCGTGAGTTTGCCACTCTTGACTCTGAAGAGGATGTGAATAAGATAAACGCAGCCATCTTCTACTCCATCTCCTCCACCCAGGCTGGCCTTCAAGGGGTGGAGCTGGGCAACTACCTCATCAAGAGAGTGGTCCGAGAACTGCAG AGCGAGTTCCCTCACATGGCCCAGTTCTCCAGCCTGTCTCCCATCCCAGGCTTCTCCTCCTGGCTCCAAGGCCTGCTCAGCCAGTTCAGGAAGGAAGGCCGAGGCTCCGACATCCTCTCCGAGCAGGAGTGGAAGGAGGTGGAGCAGGCCACTGACTCGGCCCCGGGGACCCCCGCCATCGAGGCTCTCCGCAAGCTGATCACAACCAGTGAATGGATGCGTTCCGAGCGTCTCATGCGCATCCTGGAGCCCGTCCTGATGCGTCTCTGCGCCTGGTACCTCTACGGGGAGAAGCGGCGAGGCTACGCTCTCAACCCGGTGGCCAACTTCCACCTGCAAAACGGCGCCACCATGTGGAGGGTCAACTGGCACGCTGACACCAGCCCAAGGGGCGTGGCCAACTCCTGCGGCATCATGGTGAACTATCGTTACTTCCTGAATGAAACGTCTAAGAACAGTGCTCTGTACCTGCAGAATAAGGCTATCACTGCGTCGGAGCAGGTGCTGGGGCTGGTGACCCAATTTCAGAAGAACAGCAAATTGTGA